The Rubrobacter calidifluminis genome contains a region encoding:
- a CDS encoding LuxR C-terminal-related transcriptional regulator: MSPGGVKQDPAFSEIKRLCHSGRGGPELLHAVAERLRQRLSSEAYCASTVDPGSALITHALTGEMGGEREAAVFLDHLYFEHDLDQIRRMTRERRPVALLSELSGGDITRSPRYREMLRPLGLAHEMRAVFTAGGHVWGTLDLSREAGRPDFEPREVAFVRRLAPHLGAGLKAAALRSQALAEGRTGTGAPGVLVLDHRGRVTHYTAAAERWLEEIEDLKPGWSESQDLPPAVRMVAGALKRALRPENSGDLDLLPRLNVRARSGRWLSLYGSLSEGLPAEAVIVIGPAGPGEVVRFNMAAYGLTPREAEVATLAAQGASTSEISASLYISGYTVQNHLRNAFEKVGVKSRRELTRRLFLDGL, from the coding sequence ATGAGCCCGGGCGGAGTCAAACAGGATCCGGCGTTCTCAGAGATAAAACGCCTGTGCCACTCCGGGCGCGGCGGCCCGGAGCTGCTGCACGCGGTCGCGGAGCGGTTGCGGCAGAGGTTGAGCTCCGAAGCGTACTGCGCCTCCACGGTGGACCCGGGGAGCGCCCTGATCACCCACGCCCTCACCGGTGAGATGGGAGGGGAGCGGGAGGCCGCCGTCTTCCTCGACCACCTCTACTTCGAGCACGATCTCGACCAGATCCGGCGAATGACCCGGGAAAGGCGTCCCGTTGCGCTGCTCTCCGAGCTCTCCGGAGGTGATATCACCCGGTCTCCTCGCTACAGGGAGATGCTGCGCCCGCTGGGTCTGGCGCACGAGATGCGCGCCGTCTTCACCGCCGGAGGCCATGTCTGGGGCACCCTGGACCTGAGCCGCGAGGCGGGCCGCCCGGACTTCGAACCCCGCGAGGTCGCGTTCGTCAGGCGCCTCGCCCCACACCTCGGCGCTGGCCTGAAGGCCGCGGCGCTCCGCTCGCAGGCTCTCGCCGAAGGCCGAACAGGAACCGGTGCCCCCGGCGTGCTGGTCCTCGACCACCGGGGCCGGGTAACACATTACACCGCAGCGGCCGAACGCTGGCTGGAGGAGATCGAAGACCTCAAGCCCGGCTGGTCCGAGAGCCAGGATCTGCCTCCGGCGGTCCGGATGGTGGCGGGTGCGCTGAAGCGGGCGCTGAGACCGGAGAACTCCGGAGATCTCGACCTCCTTCCGCGCCTCAACGTCCGGGCGCGCTCGGGGCGCTGGCTCTCGCTCTACGGCTCCCTGAGCGAGGGGCTGCCCGCAGAGGCGGTCATCGTCATCGGGCCCGCCGGACCAGGGGAGGTTGTTCGCTTCAACATGGCCGCCTACGGCCTTACCCCGCGCGAGGCTGAGGTCGCCACGCTCGCCGCGCAGGGGGCCTCGACCAGTGAGATCTCCGCCTCTCTATACATCTCCGGGTACACCGTCCAGAACCACCTCCGCAACGCCTTCGAGAAGGTGGGGGTGAAGAGCCGCAGGGAGCTGACCCGGCGGCTCTTCCTCGACGGCCTCTAG
- a CDS encoding permease produces the protein MGHASEQPRFLWFVRGFGLLLLLAVVGLFYVKWAPYYHKVFNAASSHTLGPSILSGRAASPPAPSFSSALDYAVSYFESIWKALVLALILAATVETTVPRDWLARVLGRESLRSSVLGGVLALPGMMCTCCTAPLVKGLRRSGVSVGGAVSYWLGNPTLNPAVLVFIVFTLGWRWAALRLLLGIPLVFGAGLLAARLSPKAEVGPRRVQEIATPSATPGSLPVRWVRSLVRLAAGIIPEYVVIVMLLGAARAFLFPAAGPELGNSILIVVGLAIAGTLFVIPTAGEIPIIQTMLSYGIGAGPAGALLMTLAPVSLPSIAMVWTSFPKKRVLALIAGLTALAGVVGGLLGMAFL, from the coding sequence ATGGGTCACGCTTCGGAGCAGCCGAGGTTCCTCTGGTTTGTGAGAGGGTTCGGGTTACTGCTCCTGCTCGCGGTCGTGGGGCTCTTCTACGTCAAGTGGGCCCCCTACTACCACAAGGTCTTCAATGCCGCATCGAGCCACACGCTCGGGCCTTCGATCCTGAGCGGCAGGGCCGCCTCCCCGCCTGCTCCCTCGTTCTCCTCCGCCCTCGACTACGCCGTAAGCTACTTCGAGTCCATCTGGAAGGCGCTGGTCCTGGCGCTCATCCTCGCCGCGACCGTCGAGACGACCGTTCCCCGGGACTGGCTCGCGCGGGTGCTCGGGAGGGAGTCGCTTCGCTCCTCGGTGCTCGGTGGCGTTCTCGCCCTGCCCGGGATGATGTGCACCTGCTGCACCGCACCGCTCGTCAAGGGGCTCAGGCGCAGCGGGGTCTCCGTCGGTGGCGCCGTCTCCTACTGGCTCGGGAACCCCACCCTCAACCCGGCCGTGCTGGTCTTCATCGTCTTCACGCTGGGGTGGAGGTGGGCCGCCCTGCGGCTCCTGCTCGGGATACCGCTCGTCTTCGGGGCCGGGCTCCTGGCCGCCCGCCTCTCACCGAAGGCTGAGGTGGGCCCCCGGAGGGTCCAGGAGATCGCGACCCCGTCCGCGACGCCGGGGAGCCTGCCGGTCCGCTGGGTGCGCTCGCTGGTGCGGCTCGCGGCCGGGATCATCCCGGAGTACGTCGTGATCGTGATGCTGCTCGGTGCCGCGAGAGCCTTTCTCTTCCCGGCCGCGGGCCCGGAGCTCGGCAACAGCATCCTGATCGTGGTGGGGCTCGCCATCGCGGGGACCCTGTTCGTCATCCCGACCGCCGGGGAGATCCCGATAATCCAGACCATGCTCTCCTACGGTATCGGGGCCGGCCCGGCCGGGGCGCTCCTGATGACGCTCGCCCCGGTGAGTTTGCCCTCCATCGCGATGGTGTGGACCTCCTTCCCGAAGAAACGGGTGCTCGCGCTCATCGCCGGGCTGACCGCACTCGCCGGTGTCGTCGGGGGACTTCTGGGGATGGCCTTTCTGTAG
- a CDS encoding quercetin 2,3-dioxygenase, with protein sequence MIEAQRGAGPHFARAGEGRAVWYGGYLLSFLATGEETGGSYALVEELGRKGLSTEPPLHVHTLEEESFYLIEGEMAFYVGDRVVPAPAGTLVVLPRGVPHRFEIVSEEVRLLNLITPAGFEGFFRELSEPARGLTLPPPPEGPPDVARLVSVAARYGCEILPPR encoded by the coding sequence ATGATCGAAGCTCAGAGAGGGGCCGGGCCGCACTTCGCCCGTGCGGGCGAAGGCCGTGCCGTCTGGTACGGCGGGTATCTGCTGAGTTTTTTGGCCACGGGCGAGGAGACCGGGGGAAGCTACGCTCTGGTCGAGGAGCTCGGACGGAAAGGGCTGAGCACCGAGCCGCCGCTGCACGTCCACACGCTGGAGGAGGAGTCTTTCTACCTGATAGAGGGGGAGATGGCCTTCTACGTGGGAGATAGGGTCGTCCCCGCACCGGCCGGCACCCTCGTCGTCCTGCCGCGCGGCGTGCCGCACCGGTTCGAGATCGTCTCGGAGGAGGTCAGGCTCCTCAACCTGATCACGCCGGCAGGTTTCGAGGGTTTCTTCCGCGAGCTGAGCGAGCCGGCGCGAGGGCTTACGCTTCCTCCCCCGCCGGAGGGACCGCCGGACGTCGCCCGGCTGGTCTCCGTCGCCGCGAGGTACGGCTGCGAGATCCTGCCTCCCCGCTAG
- the gcvPB gene encoding aminomethyl-transferring glycine dehydrogenase subunit GcvPB, whose protein sequence is MPASLIRAKSRPGRRGYTLPAPDVPEVPPEKILPEGALRKERPDLPEVDEPTVVRHYTNLSRENWGIDTNFYPLGSCTMKHNPRANEAAAAIPGFARLHPLQPEEQVQGALELMHRLAAFLSEVSGFPAVSLAPLAGAQGELTSILMIRKYFEDAGDEGRTTVLIPATAHGTNPATAAMAGFKAVEIGLDERGCVDVGELEEKVDETTAALMITNPNTCGVYERNIEEIASILHRSGAFLYMDGANMNANLGRMRPSDAGADIMHFNLHKTFSTPHGGGGPGSGAIACSERLAPFRPDPVVEERDGAYRLVRPEKSIGRVGAFHGNFGQMVRAWSYIRMHGPDLKEVSDLAVLNANYVRARLKGTYDSPYEGPCKHEVVVQPPKGVKALDVAKGLIDRGFHPPTIYFPLVVKEALLIEPTETESKETLDDFVGAMLEIAQDERLEEAPTRAPVRRLDEARAARKLKARW, encoded by the coding sequence ATGCCCGCTAGTCTGATCCGTGCGAAGAGCCGCCCCGGCAGGCGGGGATACACCCTCCCCGCCCCCGACGTGCCGGAGGTGCCGCCCGAAAAGATCCTGCCGGAGGGGGCGCTCCGCAAAGAGAGGCCCGATCTCCCCGAGGTCGACGAGCCCACCGTCGTCCGGCACTACACCAACCTCTCGCGCGAGAACTGGGGGATAGACACCAACTTCTACCCGCTGGGCTCGTGCACGATGAAGCACAACCCGCGTGCCAACGAGGCCGCCGCGGCGATCCCCGGCTTCGCCCGGCTCCATCCGCTGCAACCCGAGGAGCAGGTGCAGGGTGCGCTCGAGTTGATGCACCGGCTCGCAGCCTTCCTCTCCGAGGTCTCCGGGTTCCCCGCCGTCTCGCTCGCGCCGCTCGCCGGGGCGCAGGGCGAGCTCACCAGCATCCTCATGATAAGGAAGTACTTCGAGGACGCTGGGGACGAGGGGCGCACCACGGTCCTCATCCCCGCCACGGCGCACGGGACCAACCCGGCGACCGCGGCGATGGCCGGCTTTAAGGCCGTGGAGATAGGGCTCGACGAGCGAGGCTGCGTGGACGTCGGCGAGCTCGAAGAGAAAGTGGACGAGACGACCGCGGCGCTCATGATCACCAACCCCAACACCTGCGGGGTCTACGAGCGCAACATCGAGGAGATCGCCTCCATCCTGCACCGGTCCGGCGCGTTCCTCTACATGGACGGGGCGAACATGAACGCCAACCTCGGCCGCATGCGCCCATCCGACGCCGGGGCGGACATCATGCACTTCAATTTGCACAAGACCTTCTCCACCCCCCACGGCGGCGGCGGGCCGGGTTCGGGCGCGATCGCCTGCTCCGAGCGGCTCGCTCCCTTCCGTCCCGACCCGGTCGTCGAGGAGCGCGACGGCGCCTACCGCCTCGTGCGTCCGGAGAAGTCCATCGGCCGGGTCGGAGCCTTCCACGGTAACTTCGGCCAGATGGTCCGGGCCTGGAGCTACATCAGGATGCACGGCCCCGATCTCAAGGAGGTCTCCGACCTCGCCGTCCTGAACGCGAACTACGTCCGGGCCCGCCTGAAGGGCACCTACGATTCGCCCTACGAGGGCCCCTGCAAGCACGAGGTCGTCGTGCAGCCCCCGAAAGGGGTGAAGGCGCTGGACGTGGCCAAGGGCCTCATCGACCGCGGCTTCCACCCGCCGACGATCTACTTCCCCCTCGTCGTGAAGGAGGCGCTCCTGATCGAACCGACCGAGACAGAGTCGAAGGAGACCCTCGACGACTTCGTCGGCGCGATGCTCGAGATAGCGCAGGACGAGCGTCTCGAGGAGGCCCCCACCCGCGCACCGGTCCGCCGCCTGGACGAGGCCCGTGCCGCCCGCAAGTTGAAGGCGAGGTGGTAG
- a CDS encoding aldo/keto reductase family protein — MEYRHLGRSGVKVSEIALGSWLTYGGSVEEERARECIHRAYELGINFFDTANVYAQGAAEEIVGRALKGFARESYFLATKVYFPMGDGPNDRGLSRKHIVEQCHASLRRLGVDYVDLYQCHRYDTETPLEETLRALDDLVRQGKVLYVGVSEWSADQISDALKIADEMGFDRIVSNQPRYNMIQRHIERRVMPLCEVEGVGQVVFSPLGQGVLTGKYRPGEAPAEGTRAANPEQSAFMRELMNEKVLSAVDGLRDVASDLGLSMSQLALAWVLRRENVSSAIIGASRPEQVEDNVGASGVELSPEVLERIDGILSGVIQTGS, encoded by the coding sequence TTGGAGTACCGTCATCTTGGCAGAAGCGGTGTGAAGGTGAGCGAGATAGCTCTGGGGAGCTGGCTCACATATGGTGGGAGCGTGGAGGAGGAGCGGGCCCGGGAGTGCATCCACCGGGCCTACGAGCTCGGGATCAACTTCTTCGACACGGCCAACGTCTACGCGCAGGGGGCCGCTGAGGAGATCGTGGGCCGGGCGCTCAAGGGTTTTGCGCGTGAGTCCTACTTCCTGGCCACCAAGGTCTACTTCCCGATGGGGGATGGCCCGAACGACCGGGGGCTCTCGCGCAAGCACATCGTGGAGCAGTGTCACGCTTCCCTGCGGCGGCTCGGGGTGGACTACGTGGACCTCTACCAGTGCCACCGCTACGACACGGAGACCCCGCTCGAGGAGACTTTGCGGGCGCTCGACGATCTCGTGCGGCAGGGGAAGGTGCTCTACGTGGGGGTTTCGGAGTGGAGTGCGGATCAGATCTCCGATGCCCTGAAGATCGCCGACGAGATGGGCTTCGACCGGATCGTCTCGAACCAGCCGCGCTACAACATGATCCAGCGGCACATCGAGCGCCGGGTGATGCCGCTGTGCGAGGTCGAGGGCGTCGGGCAGGTCGTCTTCTCTCCGCTCGGGCAGGGGGTGCTCACGGGCAAGTACCGCCCGGGTGAGGCGCCTGCGGAGGGTACCCGCGCCGCCAACCCCGAGCAGAGCGCCTTCATGCGCGAGCTGATGAACGAGAAGGTCCTCTCGGCGGTCGACGGGCTCAGAGACGTCGCCTCCGACCTCGGGCTCTCGATGAGCCAGCTCGCCCTCGCGTGGGTCTTGCGCCGGGAGAACGTGAGCAGCGCGATCATCGGTGCCTCGCGCCCGGAGCAGGTCGAGGACAACGTGGGGGCCTCGGGCGTCGAGCTCTCCCCGGAGGTGCTGGAGAGGATAGACGGCATCCTCTCCGGCGTCATCCAGACCGGTTCCTAG
- a CDS encoding GNAT family N-acetyltransferase, which yields MDDEDLKNVRELRVAVQWAADPRAFELLRGTRDARWAVAELLDGALAGMVGAVPLGRMGVLCHLAVRDDLRRAGLGTALTRWAVSYLHSVGVRTIRLYSTAQAESLYRTLGFRPVCRRAVYRREAGAPVPKEAPSYGRYRVDPLLAADLPELYGVDYWSYGGDRSAVLFAVLRRHPGKGLVVRDPTGSMKGYLILSPAASGAFRIGPFLAAEDGAARALLARALEVAGEAPAELIVPDPETARPLLEEFGFEGRDDRLRMELGPAPDTRGMLQYATTPYLAT from the coding sequence ATGGACGACGAAGACCTGAAGAACGTAAGGGAGCTGCGCGTGGCGGTGCAGTGGGCCGCCGATCCCAGGGCTTTCGAGCTTCTGCGCGGCACGAGGGATGCCCGCTGGGCAGTGGCGGAGCTCCTGGACGGTGCTCTCGCCGGGATGGTCGGGGCCGTGCCGCTCGGCAGGATGGGGGTGCTCTGCCACCTGGCCGTGCGGGACGACCTGCGCAGAGCCGGGCTCGGGACCGCCCTTACCCGTTGGGCGGTGTCCTATCTGCACTCCGTCGGGGTGAGAACCATCCGCCTGTACTCGACGGCGCAGGCCGAAAGCCTCTACCGGACGCTGGGCTTCAGGCCGGTCTGCCGGCGTGCCGTCTACAGGCGGGAGGCCGGAGCTCCGGTACCGAAGGAGGCACCATCCTACGGTCGCTACCGGGTCGACCCTCTCCTCGCCGCCGACCTCCCGGAGCTCTACGGGGTGGATTACTGGTCATACGGCGGCGACCGATCGGCGGTCCTCTTCGCCGTCCTGCGCAGGCATCCGGGTAAGGGCCTGGTCGTCCGGGATCCGACCGGAAGCATGAAGGGATACCTCATCCTCAGCCCCGCCGCGAGCGGCGCGTTCAGGATCGGACCATTCCTCGCCGCAGAAGATGGTGCGGCACGGGCACTCCTCGCACGGGCCCTCGAGGTCGCCGGGGAAGCTCCGGCCGAGCTCATCGTCCCCGACCCGGAAACAGCCCGCCCCCTGCTCGAGGAATTCGGTTTCGAGGGAAGGGACGATCGGCTGCGCATGGAGCTCGGTCCCGCCCCCGACACCCGCGGGATGCTCCAGTACGCGACCACACCCTACCTGGCGACCTGA
- the gcvPA gene encoding aminomethyl-transferring glycine dehydrogenase subunit GcvPA, producing MARYTPHTEEDVREMLEAIGVSSVDDLFSDVAPRFEGELDLPPAASEYEVLSEAEELAARNATGMPVFLGAGAYDRIVPAAIGAVVSRGEFLSSYTPYQPEVSQGTLAATFEFQSVVCELTGMEVANASVYDGASACAEAALMTARLTKRDPKVALSANLNPRYREVIETYGVETVDLPFREGTTDFSGLPEDLSCVFVQSPGFFGTIEDVGAAAEAAHGMGALCVAVCDPIALAVLEPPGGLGADVAVGETQPLGMPLSFGGPYAGYMATRERFVRQLPGRIVGETVDREGRVAYVLTLRAREQDIRRSRATSNICTNQALSALTATVYASLMGPEGLREVAQLSISKAHYLAGRLQEAGFSLRYPEAPFLWEFAVEMPDVEKANEALLEAGIVGGLDLGDGAMLVAVTEKRRKEDLDRFVEVVVDAR from the coding sequence GTGGCGCGCTACACACCGCACACTGAAGAGGATGTGAGGGAGATGCTCGAGGCGATCGGGGTCTCCTCCGTCGACGACCTCTTCTCCGATGTCGCCCCGAGGTTCGAGGGAGAGCTGGACCTGCCGCCGGCGGCGAGCGAGTACGAGGTCTTGAGCGAGGCCGAGGAGCTGGCGGCGAGGAACGCGACCGGGATGCCCGTCTTCCTCGGCGCGGGGGCCTACGACAGGATCGTGCCGGCCGCCATCGGCGCGGTAGTCTCCCGCGGGGAGTTCCTCAGCTCCTACACGCCCTACCAGCCGGAGGTCAGCCAGGGCACGCTCGCGGCGACCTTCGAGTTCCAGTCGGTCGTCTGCGAGCTCACCGGGATGGAGGTGGCGAACGCCTCGGTCTACGACGGGGCGAGCGCCTGCGCCGAGGCGGCGCTCATGACCGCGCGTCTGACGAAGCGGGACCCGAAGGTCGCGCTCTCGGCGAACCTGAACCCCCGCTACCGCGAGGTCATCGAGACCTACGGCGTAGAGACCGTGGATCTCCCCTTCAGGGAGGGGACCACCGACTTCTCGGGGCTTCCGGAGGACCTCTCCTGTGTCTTTGTCCAGAGCCCGGGGTTCTTCGGCACCATCGAGGACGTCGGGGCCGCCGCAGAGGCGGCGCACGGGATGGGGGCGCTCTGCGTCGCGGTCTGCGACCCGATAGCCCTCGCCGTCCTCGAGCCGCCGGGCGGCCTGGGGGCGGACGTGGCGGTGGGAGAGACCCAGCCTCTGGGGATGCCGCTCAGCTTCGGGGGCCCCTACGCCGGCTACATGGCCACCCGCGAGCGCTTCGTGCGCCAGCTCCCCGGACGCATCGTAGGGGAGACGGTGGACAGGGAGGGCCGGGTAGCCTACGTGCTCACCCTGAGGGCCCGCGAGCAAGACATCCGCCGGTCGCGGGCCACCTCCAACATCTGCACCAACCAGGCGCTCTCGGCCCTGACCGCGACCGTCTACGCCTCGCTGATGGGGCCGGAGGGGCTGCGGGAGGTGGCGCAGCTCTCGATCTCCAAGGCCCACTACCTGGCCGGGAGGCTGCAGGAAGCCGGCTTCTCGCTGCGGTATCCCGAAGCACCGTTTCTCTGGGAGTTCGCCGTCGAGATGCCGGACGTGGAGAAGGCCAACGAGGCGCTGCTCGAGGCCGGCATCGTCGGTGGGCTCGATCTTGGCGACGGGGCGATGCTCGTCGCGGTGACGGAGAAGAGGAGGAAGGAAGACCTCGACCGTTTCGTGGAGGTGGTGGTGGATGCCCGCTAG
- the gcvT gene encoding glycine cleavage system aminomethyltransferase GcvT, with amino-acid sequence MMSLKRTPLHGEHERLGARLVEFAGWEMPVQYEGIKAEHQAVRTRTGLFDVSHMGEVAFRGPDAGRALQRLLTRDVSRLEVGQAGYSAVCLESGGTVDDVIVYRREGDFLVVVNAANREKDLAHFRGNTSDLDVEISDETEDWALLALQGPEAESILKPLCGGDLSTLGRYRFSETAVDGRPAVIARTGYTGEDGFEIFLRPEDAAGIWRKLIEAGATPAGLGARDTLRLEAGMCLYGNELDEETTPLEAGISFAVHLDKPEEFIGQRALRQEKEKGLKKKLVGFELEGRGVARHGHPVRVVGEERGVVTSGTVSPTLGRPIGLAYVPPQTEGEIEVVIRGRPVPARIVPLPFYSRKQS; translated from the coding sequence GTGATGTCTCTGAAACGTACCCCGCTCCACGGGGAGCACGAGAGGCTCGGGGCCCGGCTGGTCGAGTTCGCGGGCTGGGAGATGCCCGTGCAGTACGAGGGGATAAAGGCCGAGCACCAGGCGGTGCGCACCCGCACCGGGCTCTTCGACGTCTCGCACATGGGCGAGGTCGCCTTCCGCGGCCCGGACGCCGGGAGGGCGCTGCAGCGCCTCCTGACCCGCGACGTCTCCCGGCTCGAGGTCGGGCAGGCGGGCTATTCTGCGGTCTGCCTCGAGAGCGGCGGCACGGTGGACGACGTGATCGTCTACCGCCGCGAAGGGGACTTCCTCGTCGTCGTGAACGCCGCCAACCGCGAGAAGGACCTCGCCCACTTCCGTGGCAACACCTCGGATCTCGACGTCGAGATCTCCGACGAGACAGAGGACTGGGCCCTTCTCGCCCTGCAGGGCCCGGAGGCGGAGAGTATCCTCAAACCTCTCTGCGGGGGCGACCTCTCGACCCTCGGGCGCTACCGGTTCTCAGAGACGGCCGTGGACGGAAGGCCGGCCGTTATCGCCCGCACCGGCTACACCGGGGAGGACGGTTTCGAGATCTTCCTCCGCCCGGAGGACGCCGCGGGGATCTGGAGGAAGCTCATCGAAGCCGGGGCCACCCCCGCCGGGCTCGGGGCGCGCGACACGCTGCGCCTGGAGGCCGGGATGTGCCTCTACGGCAACGAGCTCGACGAAGAGACCACGCCGCTGGAGGCCGGGATCTCCTTCGCCGTCCACCTGGACAAACCTGAAGAGTTCATCGGGCAGCGGGCGCTGCGCCAGGAGAAGGAGAAGGGGCTGAAGAAAAAACTCGTCGGCTTCGAGCTCGAGGGCCGGGGCGTCGCCCGCCACGGCCACCCGGTGCGGGTCGTGGGCGAGGAACGGGGCGTCGTGACGAGCGGCACCGTCTCGCCGACCCTCGGCCGCCCGATAGGCCTCGCCTACGTCCCCCCGCAGACCGAAGGTGAGATCGAAGTCGTCATCCGCGGGAGGCCCGTCCCGGCCCGCATCGTCCCGCTGCCGTTCTATAGCCGCAAGCAGAGCTAG
- the gcvH gene encoding glycine cleavage system protein GcvH, which translates to MNVPQDLKYTRTHEWVRIEGDAATIGITDHAQDELGDVVFVDLPEVGTSLSPGDSFGSVESVKAVSDLYSPLGGEITEVNSILEESPEKINEDPYGEGWIIRLRYSGEADLLSPEDYQRLLEEER; encoded by the coding sequence TTGAACGTACCGCAGGACCTCAAGTATACCCGCACCCACGAGTGGGTCCGCATCGAGGGGGATGCCGCCACCATCGGCATAACCGACCATGCCCAGGACGAGCTCGGAGACGTCGTCTTCGTTGACCTCCCCGAAGTCGGCACCAGCCTCTCCCCCGGAGATTCCTTCGGCTCCGTCGAGTCCGTCAAGGCCGTCTCCGACCTCTACTCCCCCCTCGGCGGCGAGATCACCGAGGTCAACTCCATCCTCGAAGAATCGCCCGAGAAGATCAACGAAGACCCCTACGGGGAAGGATGGATCATCCGCCTCCGCTACTCCGGAGAGGCCGACCTTCTCTCCCCGGAGGACTACCAGCGGCTCCTCGAGGAGGAACGATGA
- a CDS encoding redox-sensing transcriptional repressor Rex: MRTTLQPGLTNRLTKYLRVTQQLIEENRDAVSSKELGDYTGINPVQVRRDLNAIGFSGTRGVGYQAYDLVEAVRSILGLKQTYNIALVGAGNLGSAIASSTMLPKRGFVIHDVFDNDPEKIGRTVGNVVVKHIDELKKSVKEADEIIGIIATPSSSAQQVADLMVDAGIRVILNYTDVLLHVPPDVDVHRIDPTAQLMHTLYYLTQVGEAS; the protein is encoded by the coding sequence GTGCGAACCACGTTGCAGCCAGGTCTGACGAACAGGCTCACCAAGTATCTCAGGGTCACCCAGCAGCTCATAGAGGAGAACCGGGACGCGGTCTCGAGCAAGGAGCTAGGCGACTACACCGGCATCAACCCGGTACAGGTAAGGCGGGACCTCAACGCGATCGGGTTTTCGGGCACCCGGGGTGTGGGCTACCAGGCCTACGACCTGGTAGAGGCGGTACGCAGCATCCTCGGCCTCAAACAGACCTACAACATCGCGCTCGTGGGTGCGGGCAACCTCGGGAGCGCCATCGCGAGCAGCACGATGCTCCCCAAGCGGGGCTTCGTCATCCACGACGTCTTCGACAACGACCCGGAGAAGATCGGACGCACCGTCGGCAACGTCGTCGTCAAGCACATAGACGAGCTCAAGAAAAGCGTCAAGGAGGCCGACGAGATCATCGGCATCATCGCCACCCCCTCCTCCTCCGCCCAGCAGGTCGCCGACCTGATGGTCGACGCCGGCATCAGGGTCATCCTCAACTACACCGACGTACTGCTCCACGTCCCACCGGACGTCGACGTCCACCGCATAGACCCGACCGCCCAGCTCATGCACACCCTCTACTACCTCACCCAGGTGGGAGAGGCCTCCTAG
- a CDS encoding tRNA-binding protein, which produces MSDVISWEDFEKVDVRVGRIVAAEPFPEARKPAIKLTVDFGPEVGKKRSSAQLTGNYTPDVLVGKQVVAVVNFPPKRIAGFESEVLVLGVPDERGEVVLLSPDREVPPGGRMF; this is translated from the coding sequence TTGTCCGATGTGATCTCCTGGGAAGACTTCGAGAAGGTGGACGTCCGGGTCGGGAGGATCGTCGCCGCCGAGCCCTTCCCGGAGGCCAGAAAACCCGCCATAAAGCTCACGGTGGACTTCGGCCCGGAGGTGGGAAAGAAGCGCTCCAGCGCCCAGCTCACCGGCAACTACACCCCGGATGTACTGGTGGGAAAGCAGGTCGTCGCGGTCGTCAACTTCCCGCCCAAGAGGATCGCCGGCTTCGAGAGCGAGGTGCTCGTTCTCGGGGTGCCCGACGAGCGAGGCGAGGTGGTCCTGCTCTCCCCCGACCGCGAGGTTCCCCCCGGCGGCAGGATGTTCTGA
- a CDS encoding AIM24 family protein has translation MSETNLEQFREVASEGRFTLQNSSMLKVRLEGDEIQAKLGSMVAYQGDIRFEHRSGGLGRFFKKALTGEGVQLMSCRGTGDLFLAHDKRKIMVLELEGERMTVNGDNILAFESGIDWDIRRVEGAGRLAGGLFNVVLEGSGKVAVTSDGEPVLLDASTPTFADPDSVVAWSGDVRTGIRSDISFKTFLGRGSGETFQISFEGPGWVLIQPSEGPVVPPHTHSNQGGGGFDLDFGND, from the coding sequence ATGAGCGAGACCAACCTCGAGCAGTTCCGGGAGGTTGCATCGGAAGGGCGCTTTACCCTGCAGAACTCCTCGATGTTGAAGGTACGGCTCGAGGGGGATGAGATCCAGGCGAAGCTCGGATCGATGGTGGCATACCAGGGGGACATCCGCTTCGAGCACAGAAGCGGTGGGCTGGGACGTTTCTTCAAGAAAGCGCTGACCGGTGAGGGCGTGCAGCTGATGTCCTGCCGGGGCACGGGGGATCTGTTTCTGGCGCACGACAAGCGCAAGATCATGGTCCTGGAGCTAGAAGGCGAGCGGATGACCGTAAACGGCGACAACATCCTGGCCTTCGAGAGCGGCATAGACTGGGACATAAGGCGGGTCGAGGGGGCCGGGAGGCTCGCGGGCGGGCTGTTCAACGTGGTGCTGGAGGGGAGCGGCAAGGTGGCCGTGACCTCCGACGGGGAGCCGGTCTTGCTCGACGCGAGCACCCCCACCTTCGCCGACCCCGACTCGGTGGTCGCCTGGAGCGGTGACGTGAGGACCGGCATCCGGAGCGACATCTCGTTCAAGACCTTCCTCGGGAGGGGGAGCGGGGAGACGTTCCAGATCTCCTTCGAAGGTCCCGGCTGGGTTTTGATACAGCCTTCGGAGGGGCCGGTCGTGCCGCCGCACACCCACTCCAACCAGGGCGGGGGCGGCTTCGACCTGGATTTCGGCAACGACTGA